DNA from Rhipicephalus sanguineus isolate Rsan-2018 chromosome 11, BIME_Rsan_1.4, whole genome shotgun sequence:
ATGTTTGTTTCTCGTATGCAGTAACCCTGCCCCGAGCCTCCGTAAGTATACATGACAAGTATAATTATATACGAGAAAAGTTTTATTGGTCCGACGGGCAGCTGTGGTTAACGGTAGCATCTGTCGAAACTGCAGGCACTCTGGCCATCCATCAGGAGCTGGAAGAACTGATGGCTCGCTTCTTGGGGGTGGAAGCATGCCTGACGGTGGGCATGGGCTTTGCCACTAACTCGACCAACATTCCTGGCCTGGCCCAGAAGGGATGCCTCTTGCTCAGCGACGAGCTCAACCACGCCTCACTCATTCTAGGCTGTCGTTTGTCCGGTGCCACCATCCGCGTCTTCAAGCACAACAGTACGTCTGTCGGTCGATACGTCTAAGCCATGCTCGTTGCAAGACGTCTTGTGCATTCTTTGGTAACAGGCACACTAAACGTAatcgtagcgtgtattagcgtgGCACATGTAAGAAAGAAGCACCATGCACACGTAAAGCAAGGTTGTCCTACCTACTGCACACGTAGAGACAGGCGTACCTGTCTCAACTTGTGTGTCATGTTCCTTCTTATATGTGCCGTGCTAATACACGTTACAAttatggatgaccaactcgcccgagcaGCAATCCTTATGAACACTAAACATTTTGATGCAGAAAAAAGTGTTTGTATATAGATTCTCATTGAATAGGTTAGCACCACCACATTTTGTTTCTTTGCTCTCCATACTCGTTACACATATCACCGATTACTAAATGTGTTATTTGAGGGAACAGGGCaacaaaggtgaaaaaaaaatcagaaagatCAGCCacagtctcttcttttttttggtgTCCTGTTTCCCTGCATGAGCGGTCGGTAACAGGCCATAAAGAACAAACTAGCCTCTTAATATATTCCACTTACCATAACACATAAATGCAGCTTGCATCTTTGTGGTTTCCATTTGTGAAGGCACAACCTTGGGTTTCAGCTTTGATTATGGAAACACCTATACTTGCTTGCATTTTCACAATAGTAGTATGCAAATCGATGGTGCTGGCAAAGCCCCCAGGACGTTAGCATTTATTTTTTTAGTGCAGTCATAGCCCAATTTATTAACTTCAGGCTCTGTTCCAGCTTAGTAAATAATAGCTCATCACTGGTCTTCACTTCATGCCTGCCTCATTTCAGCACCCTGGCTTGTATTCATAAGCTGCTTTGTAGGAAATCTTGCCATTGTGTAGCTACTTCTGAGCTCAATTCAGGCAATGAGCTTGTGACTTTGTGAGCAGCAAATTTCAGGAAGTTCATTGTGCATGGTACTAGTTCAGTCCTCACCAAAAAACCCTTAGCCTGTACCTGCCGATAGACTGAACGTCGAACCTTCTTGGTTCCTCGGTCTTCTTTAACGCAGACATGAAGGATCTTGAGCGGAAACTGCGGGATGCGATAGTTGAGGGTCAGCCGCGTACCCACAGGCCATGGAagaagatcatcatcatcgttgaaGGAGTGTACAGGTACGTACGTGGTGGGATTCAAGCCCTGGGCTGTTGAACTCACTCCATTAGCCAATACAGCAGATGGTGTTAACGTAACGAGTTAGCGTAAGGGAACGTTGCATAAAGGAAGATGTACATGGCATCAAAATGTTTGATGCCTACTTTGTACCCGTGTTCATCTTCGTTGGCTTTCTGCACTGTTTCTTTGTATGTCGACCCAACAAGCTCAGCTGCGTTCACTTCATAAAGGGACACTATAAATCGACACTGCATTTGCAGAGTTTACTGTGACTGTTAATTTACGCTTTCAAATTTATACTCTCGTTAATCTGGGATAATGGGATGATTACTATAGTAGGTGTTGAAAAATTCTCCAGTGAAAAATGTTTGTTGTACACGTGGAACAAACCAAGATGTGAAGTTCATAGGGCAGAATGTTAGAGGTAAGTATTTTGACGAGCTGCTGAGTTCCAACATGCGATAGTAATGCTCAAGGACTTTTGAATCTTTAGAGTAATGCAGAATGGGAAGTGATATTCAGTACTGCAAGCAAGGCCTGAACAAAGTTTTGCTCGTTGATCTCAAACTATACCCTTGGAAGTGTTATAATAGTTACTAGATTAAATACATAAATATGCTTCGAACAGGTGTGTGCCGAGGGTAGTCCATAGAGAAACACGCCTCCTTCCCAACTGCTGTGGAGGGTTCAATACTCTTCGTGCTTGTAAAGATCGGAGGTTTCAATAATTCAGAGGTTGAGTGTTTGATGCCCTCCACATTGGAAGGTGCCTTGTTCGAGTGCCTGCATACTTCAGAGGTCGAGGGTTCCATTTCATACGTGTGTCTGTGGGATTTTTGCCAAATTTTAAACTTCACGGATCGGTAGGTATGCAGTCTACTTCCTTGTCTCCTGCATTGTCTTTTTGTGCCCTTTAGTCGACTACGGAGTTGTACAAACTTGCCCGGCCTTCTATTTTGTAATTCACTTTTGTATAATCGTGAGGAGTGTACCGTCCATGTTTACCTTCGGGCTCTTGTCCTTGTTTCATTGCAGCATGGAAGGATCCATAGTGATGTTGCCCGAGATTATAGCCCTGAAGAAGAAGTACCGGGCGTACGTGTACCTGGACGAAGCACACAGCGTGGGTGCCTTGGGACCAAAGGGACGTGGGGTGGTCGACTACTTCGGCCTGGACCCACGGGACGTTGACCTGCTCATGGGCACGTTCACGAAAAGCTTTGGCGCAGCGGGTGGCTACATCGCGGGGTCAAAGGTCAGTGCTGTGAACTGCTATAAATCATCTTAAGGCGGATTCACACCTGCGACTCGCACCGGTCATGCGACTGTTTACGACTGGCGGCCAAAGAGCGACTTTACACGACCGACGTTGACACCTGTGCGCGACTTATACCTGTTGACACGCAGAATTCACATCTGCTCGCATTACCATTGCGCTGAAAAATAAGCTGACAttctgttcctgcgcatctgattggctcAGAGGGTTGCGACTGCAGTCTTTTGAGTGAAGAATTGAGCAGCGagtgactgagccaaagcagttgctttgcgaccaaagcggccatttgctaCTAACTCGGTCACGCAACCGgttctagtcgcaggtgtgaacgataCTTTAAAAGGGCCCTCGAACGCCTTACTAGGTAATCGTTGAATGACCTTGCTATGAGACTTCATTGCCTTACAAATCTCCTGCTGCAAATTTTTTAAAGATTCTGTCGGgttaatagaccgatctcaccgcgagttgcactacgccaccgctgccgccgtgcatgccggtacttgtagtactcggtacgttcagctgcctacagctggtgcattggcgagctgcattaacgagctttagtggccttatttggatgaattgcgatggttgggttgacgtgctgtgtgcTAGGATGCTACAACAAgagcctgaagcaaaaggactcggattttacgtgttctcaaaggatttcaagctctGACAGGAATGtgcgcgacagtcaacgaagtccgacagagaggcaactaccgcgcactttcttgttcaacgtgtttgtgaactccctgtgcctgatacatcgtggtttagcagtgccctattgcgtcataacaaccttgctgcgcgaacgatggaccgatcagcgacagcaaaaagttcatataacgcgagctcgatccctttgccggggcgatcgccgctatagcggcgacagattggatacaacgtccttcCCGGGCTCAACAGAGATCGCTTTAATAATAGGGAGACCTAAAtcgacctctcaccaaatgcgatgacgactgtcaagcgtctagcatgaatGAGACCTGTAATAcaagccaagattataactgcatgctatgtacagctcgcgccgtggagtgCACGgtgaaaactcggccgtgccggcatcgcagccaactccgccgccgggatttccctattcctttcaatatgcgatattattgtgaactcatcgtaaagcgggcaacagcggtagcaaagctgaacttctttatgagcgtaggctattaaccgtacactgctgtttcgaagcggtaggcctagcgacgataccagcgccgagccaccggctgaggccgccgccgccagccggagcgagctactgcttatccgtcgcattgcgtgtgtcgccaaaatctcttactgactcatccatcccttgtacagcaggaaatattatgccattcacgagatttttgtgatgttaacctttggcaagcggcatgagcggccagtcaccgttcagcggacgcgccGCTAACCTGCTTCACCGCGActgttttatcttcattcacgcTTAACgtattactgtgatcgaagtcctgcattgacaacacagtctacatggaaagtgtcgcctcgacaaaaagaaaaaaagtgcaataagcttcttttttttttgtcccttcggctttttttttttcttctcctgttgtcgtatagcggagagctctatacgcagtttgggcaagttattttccggatactgtagcttgtgtcgcttgcatgcttgcgttcactgaagaagatatttgctctcatgacgacgggaacgtgatttcttttttttattactaatagttaatcagcaaaacgacgcaagcgcatcaacccgacgagacgacctcgtcccatgtaagcactatcaactgttctttttttcctttagcgctaggatgcagttaacctgaaataaaataacatacattggaggtgcggacacagttttccaccgcattcaatcgtcttgcgtgtcgaggattggtgcaaaacgccaatatacctgaaacacgcagcaagcagccgcaccagcagcgctccgagaactacaactaagatggcggcagtgccaccgtcggaaactcgcgcatgcgcagatggtctggtgggatcggtctattaAGCAGAGGCACCACATGATCCgagcactctctctctcttttctttttttgtcgtaaCGAGTGCACTGGACCCTACGTAGAGGAATGGAGACGGGGCAGGGCCCTGACTAGAAGATATGTTGCCACATGTCACGGCCTTGAGCATTTCCTCATCTTTCATTTGAACTTGTTGGCCACTGTATTCGGATACAACATAAGGAGGCAAGAGAGAACCTTTCTAGTTAACCAAAGTGTGACTGCACGAGCACGATGGTGGAGTCACCGGCTAACCCGGCTTGTGATGTCTGTGTGAAGTGCgtacccattggtgcaggctcataTTCATTTGAATTTGAGGTGGTAACGCTGCTGCCTTCTCAGGTTGTGTCCAGCTATAGTTCCTACTAACACGAGAGCTGCACCAGCATGTGGTGGCACCTCGTGGTGGCCGTGGTACCTACGCGACACGTGAGAAGTTGTTAGTCCAGTCAAGCTCCGTCCCGTTGTCTCCCATTTCTGTGTTTGTTGCTTCTGTTTACTGACCTTCAGTTGTGCATGTCGTTGCAGGCAGTCATAGATCACCTGCGGGCGCAGTCTCACAGCTTCTGCTACGCGGCCAGCATGACGGCTCCAGTGGCGCAGCAGATCATCTCCACCTGCCGCGTCATCATGGGCGAGACGGGGGACGGCGAGGGGCAGCGGCGCATCGAGCGGTTGGCACGCAACACGCACTACTTCAGACGCCGTCTGCAGCAGATGGGCTTCATCATCTACGGCAACGAGGACTCTCCTGTAGTCCCACTCATGCTCTACCTGCCTTCGAAGATTGCGTGAGTCTTTTACGTatgggccatttttttttcagcgttttGCGCAAGGCTTGAAGTTCAGGGGTGCTCTGGGGGTGAGCATGCCttattttctcgtgtataacctGCGCGAGTGATACGGGAAATTCAGAGCTACAGACGGGGTGCAAAACGAATGAAGTGGAATTATTCaagggctcattttctttgttctaTACAACCTATTGAATCCAACAGAcaagaagccaaggaaagtacactcaaacctcattataacaaagtcacatctgccacgaaaataacttcgttatatccaaaaattcgttataaacaatTATTTTTAGCACTATCTATGACAAGCCTAtgcttcatttacttcgttataaccgataatttgttatatccgtgttcgttatatcgagggtATTGAGTGTATAAGGGAAATTATTTGTAGTCTTAAACTGTGCGGGTTAAACTGTACAAGTTTCAGTGCACAGTATGACTTCATGTCAATGCCTGTTGGCAATGCAAGGAAGGTGGAAGACCAGCATCGGCTGATAGTGACTGAAAGCGAGGATGGGGGAGTGACACTGGTGACTGAAACTGAGTGACAATAAATTTTTTGCTATATTCAAGCATAGTTAGGGGGGGCCATTTCCACCAAGGCGTAAAATAAATTTGTGCCTTGGAATTTATGGGCAATAATACGTGGGGATCTTCTTTTTGAAATGTTGCTGTGGGTTGTAGCTGAAGGTGTGGGTCACATGCAGGGGTGggttatatgtgagaaaatacAATAAGTGGTTAGCATAATTGATTGTGCATCGCAACCATTATgtggaggttgtgggttcggtccccaTTGGCGGTAAGTTGTCTTGTCACCCACTTTCATTCCACTTTGTCTTGTATTCACTACACCTCTAATAAAAACTACAAGAAGTGCACCCTGTGCTTGACCATTGCTTTCGTTTGTTATCTGTTGCCTTTGTATGATTGCACCATTCGTGCCACCTCTAGAGCATGCATTGGTTGTCCGGTGTGCTGACCAGGCCTCTTAACCGCCTTTGTCGGTTCCATTGTTGTGAGATTTGCTTTTCTTTACATCCTTTCCTCTTTCCtgcttttattttctttacaGTGGCCTCGTGCGTTACCTCATGAAGCGGGGCGTCGCCACCGTCGGAGTCGGCTTCCCTGCAACTCCGCTTCTGGAAGCGCGAGCTCGCTTTTGCATGTCAGCTTCACACACAAAGGAAATGTTGGACCAGGTGAGGCTGCTTTACCACGCAGCTCGGAAGTTTTGCAGTCGACGTCATAGCTACAAATTGCTTAAGGGGCAGGCAGGAAAGTTGTGAAGAGCGTTCACGCCATATGAAGACACTGCAGAAGAAGTCAGTAACAAGGCCACCCATTGTGGTGATTTACAGCTATATGCTGTTGTGCTGCTAAGTACAGGGGCATGGATTAACTTGACACCTTGCAAAACAGTGAGCGCCCCCTAGTGTACACTTTGCAAACATCTGTAATTTGGCTTTCCTGCAAGAATGTTTTCTGCATGAAACCTCTCATTCCTAGACTGCTTTTCTCACTCTAAGCACACTCACCCCTCCGCATTCCAGCGAAGGTGCGTGAGCACCACACAGGCTTTTAAAAAATTACTGTGTGAATCTCACACCTCGTTGTAAGCTCTCTATTGtgcagagagaaagggagaaatgaGAGAGGAGGCAGGCGAGTGTTGAATGGAAAAAATAGTTTGTTTTGCTAGTCTGTGGTCGAGGCTGTTCGTTTCAAAAACATACatgcccgcgcatgcgcagtaactattttgcaaacTGTCAATTCTCGGCAacagtggctgcatttcgatggtggcaaaaTGCAAGAACTCTCATGCGCTTAGATTTTGTCTCGAGCCCCTTACTACGATGTACTCAATTACATCATCACACCATGGTCGTGCCACAAGGCTATAATTGAAGAAGCCACAAAGCCTCGGGGTTTAGAACCATTTACTTATGGTCATATGGTTATTTATGAAGCATGGTGTGCCTCATAGtaacattgtggttttggcacctaaaacccgAGAAATTTTTACAGGGTCATCGCTCTCGTGATATTATTCAAAAGTTGTTGCAAATGTGTCCATATGTATTCACTGAGCATATGCATCTTTTAGTTTAAAAAGAAATGAATGCTTCACCAGAAAATTTTAGCAGACAAGCTGTGCTGCTTAGGTGAAGGAGTATTTTTCTGTGCCGAGCAGGTCATATTGGAACCTTAGCAGGAGGGCTTGCCTGCTATTGGTGTCAGCAATCGTGCAACTGCACAAAGATTTGCACTTGTTCAAGGCACTAGCAACCTGAGAGAAGTCATGGATGGGAACGCCCACGGATAATCTTGGAGTATGGCTGGATTCTGACCTAGAAGTACTAGGCATTTGGTATTCCGTATCGAAAATGAATAATGCAATAAACAAGGAACGGAGAGGAAAAACACAAAACAAGCGTAGAAAACTGGGGTTTTATTGTAGCAAAACatccatttgggctagttggtggtggttcatatcttaaagcaaaaaggcgttCTGTGGAAACAAGGACATTAGAAAGGAGGAacttgtgtcgtcggttcctcccttcttatgtccttgtttcCGCAGtacgcctttttgctttaagatatgggGTTTTATTTTCAGAAATTCAAATTCTATATAGAAGAGCACGAACACTGGAAAAAATAAAGGTCAATGGCGAAGTAATCAATAACTTGTGCAGCATCACAGAGGCCATTTGTGTTTCTCCTACCCATCCCTTTATTGGTCCATTTGTATTTGGTGTTGGGTAGTGAGAGGTTTGGTTTGGTTGTTGTGAAAGTTGTGGTAATGGGTAGTGGCAGAAGCTCTAGGTGctgcatttttctctttctaggCCCTGAGTGTTATTGACAAGGCAGGTGACTACCTCTACCTGAAGCTGTCCAGGAAGAAGAGAAGCACCGAAGAAATAGTCTACTGATCACTGACTACAGAAGACGTATAGCTAGGTGGGCTGCCTTCAAAGCCTGCGGCAGCAGCGGCATGCACGGCGCCGGGATGTGCATCGGTTTCCTGCCGTGCATATCCCAtactccgaagaaaaaaaaaattgtgcggcAGGTGGCATCAAGGTgctgtggtaaaaaaaaaaaaaaactgggtccaGTGTGATTTACGAAACTTTTCATCGACCTCTCTGACCTGCTATTTCCAGTTGAACACGAGaccaaaaagaagaagaagaaaaggaaaaaaaaaaaaaaacacgtgcctCGGCCTCATGTTTTTGTACTGTGTTCATGTTGGGGCTTCACATTGTTTCAACTGTATGTTGCAAGTCTTTGCAGATTCAATCTGATGTTAAGCAGAGTGATGTAGGTATGTGTTTATAGTAAGTGTTTCTTATAAGTTATGTTGCGtgatagtttttttcttttttctccgaaATCGAGATCGATAAACGGAAATGCGTGGGCGCATCGGGTCATCCCATGGCTACCTGTGCGAAAGCGCCGCACAGATTAATCTTGCTTCTGTAGAAATCGGCACTGTGATTTCTATCGGTCAATAAATGCACGACAATAGTTTGGGACAGGCTCCGTTGCAGTGCACGAAACAGTGGCAACAAAACCGAAACTGACATGGAAACTGTTCCTGAGGCATAATAAAACGATCGTACTATTTTTATGTATTCCTTATGCGTACGTTTGGGCGAGCGGGAGGGATTCTTAGTATTCAGCTTGCACATTCGTTAAGCGTCAAGGTCTCGTACCGACCGGCTGGGCAGCGATGAAgcagaggaaaaagaaagagagtaatCGATATCACTGGCGATCGTAGCGCCACAGAATCCGTGTCGTCGATCGTGCGACCTCTTTACCCTGACGTCATGACGGTCATAGCGCACCCTTTTGCTCTTTTCATCCGCGCGCGTGATATAGTGCGCTGAGTAAA
Protein-coding regions in this window:
- the LOC119374166 gene encoding serine palmitoyltransferase 2 → MGLKEEDTTILDKTSNCCNGVAHSETPKNQSNAKHEEKKPRVRGKDYFEETPLLMALSTYLSYVILGIFGHIRDFMRSTGLEETHMSTELDRKGYVPLYQSFESFYTRNVYRRIRDCLNQPICSVPGAVIDLVDRVSYDNNWTFVMPGTVTKAINMGSYNYLGFAENSGPVVDEVQRSIERYGSGTCSSRHELGTLAIHQELEELMARFLGVEACLTVGMGFATNSTNIPGLAQKGCLLLSDELNHASLILGCRLSGATIRVFKHNNMKDLERKLRDAIVEGQPRTHRPWKKIIIIVEGVYSMEGSIVMLPEIIALKKKYRAYVYLDEAHSVGALGPKGRGVVDYFGLDPRDVDLLMGTFTKSFGAAGGYIAGSKAVIDHLRAQSHSFCYAASMTAPVAQQIISTCRVIMGETGDGEGQRRIERLARNTHYFRRRLQQMGFIIYGNEDSPVVPLMLYLPSKIAGLVRYLMKRGVATVGVGFPATPLLEARARFCMSASHTKEMLDQALSVIDKAGDYLYLKLSRKKRSTEEIVY